Proteins co-encoded in one Rudaeicoccus suwonensis genomic window:
- the dnaJ gene encoding molecular chaperone DnaJ, whose protein sequence is MNDYYGDLGVAQNATPEEIKRAYRKMARKLHPDVNPDPDAADQFKKISQAYDVLGDAEKRQAYDMGSDPYGGSAGSAGFGQGFSFSDIMDAFFSGGVGGQTGPRSRVQRGQDALIGVEIDLSAAVFGSTEDLTFDTAVVCETCHGDGARPGTGRHTCDICHGSGQVQQVQRSFLGQVMTTRPCNACRGFGEIIDSPCFDCSGEGRVRDRRTISVKVPAGVDSGTRIQLTGEGEVGPAGGPAGDLYVEVRVRKHPTFQRQGNDLHCSVELPMTAAALGTTLSLETLDGKRDVDIRPGTQPGDVITLRNLGVTQLRSSARGDLMVHANVRVPTKLDAEQEQLLRQLADQRGEDLSQARFDRVEKGLFGKLRDAFQQK, encoded by the coding sequence GTGAACGACTACTACGGCGACCTCGGAGTCGCGCAGAACGCCACGCCCGAGGAGATCAAGCGGGCCTACCGCAAGATGGCGCGCAAGCTGCACCCGGACGTGAACCCCGATCCGGACGCGGCCGACCAGTTCAAGAAGATCTCCCAGGCGTATGACGTTCTCGGCGATGCCGAGAAGCGTCAGGCGTACGACATGGGCAGCGACCCGTACGGCGGTTCCGCAGGTTCCGCCGGCTTCGGCCAGGGCTTTTCGTTCAGCGACATCATGGACGCCTTCTTCAGCGGTGGCGTCGGTGGCCAGACCGGCCCACGCTCGCGGGTGCAGCGTGGCCAAGACGCCCTGATCGGTGTCGAGATCGACCTTTCAGCAGCGGTTTTCGGCAGTACGGAGGACCTCACGTTCGACACTGCTGTCGTCTGCGAAACCTGCCACGGCGACGGTGCCCGGCCAGGCACCGGTCGTCATACATGCGACATCTGCCACGGATCCGGCCAGGTGCAGCAGGTGCAGCGCTCCTTCCTCGGTCAGGTCATGACGACCCGCCCGTGCAATGCCTGCCGCGGCTTCGGCGAGATCATCGACAGCCCCTGCTTCGACTGCTCTGGCGAGGGCCGTGTGCGCGATCGCCGCACCATCTCGGTGAAGGTCCCTGCAGGAGTCGACAGCGGCACGCGAATCCAGCTGACCGGAGAGGGTGAGGTCGGTCCGGCAGGTGGTCCGGCCGGTGACCTGTATGTCGAGGTGCGTGTTCGCAAGCACCCGACCTTTCAGCGACAGGGCAACGACCTGCACTGCTCGGTCGAACTCCCCATGACAGCAGCGGCTCTGGGCACGACGCTGTCGCTGGAGACCCTTGACGGCAAGCGCGATGTCGACATCCGTCCGGGAACGCAGCCCGGGGACGTCATCACGCTGCGCAACCTCGGGGTCACGCAGTTGCGCAGCAGCGCCCGTGGTGACCTCATGGTGCACGCAAACGTTCGCGTACCCACCAAGCTGGATGCCGAGCAGGAGCAACTCCTGCGTCAGCTCGCCGACCAGCGCGGCGAGGATCTGTCGCAGGCGCGTTTCGACCGGGTCGAGAAGGGCTTGTTCGGCAAGTTGCGCGACGCCTTCCAGCAGAAGTGA
- a CDS encoding hemolysin family protein — translation MVLLLVAALASVVLGFLFAAIESALSRIGRHGADALVDEGRRGAPALSRLVDDSAAVAMVLTFLRVVTEATAAVLVTFACREALHDFWAALLVAIAVMAIVSFVLVGVSPRTLGRQHSAAFALSTAPAVLWLHRLLSPVARALVALGNAVTPGRGYRDGPFDSEAELREYVDLATDSDFIEDDERKMIQSVFELDETVARGLMVPRTDMITVDRRKTLRQAMSLLRRSGFSRIPVTDGSPDDIQGVIYFKDVAARVIGHEAMLDHPVAEVMRDVWFVPDSKPADDLLREMQTARTHFAIVIDEYGGTAGLVTLEDIVEEVVGEIDDEYDRVTPGLEDLPDGTTRVPARMSPRDLAEHFDVTIDDDDDVETVGGLLAKLVGRVPLPGASAQVAGLQLTAERMAGRRHQLATLIVEPVDTEGRDDPNSVSHGSDARPEERASEREARGIRDDGARGSDEERVS, via the coding sequence ATGGTGCTGCTGCTCGTCGCTGCACTTGCCTCTGTCGTACTCGGATTCCTCTTCGCAGCAATCGAATCCGCGCTCAGCCGAATCGGGCGCCATGGCGCAGATGCGCTCGTCGACGAAGGTCGTCGTGGCGCTCCGGCGCTGAGCCGACTGGTCGACGACAGCGCCGCGGTTGCCATGGTGCTGACCTTCCTGCGCGTCGTCACCGAGGCGACCGCGGCTGTGCTGGTGACCTTCGCCTGCCGTGAGGCGCTGCACGACTTCTGGGCCGCGTTGCTGGTGGCGATCGCTGTCATGGCGATCGTGTCCTTCGTCCTCGTCGGCGTCTCGCCGCGCACTCTCGGGCGGCAGCACTCTGCGGCTTTCGCCCTGTCGACAGCACCTGCGGTTCTGTGGTTGCACCGGTTGCTCAGCCCCGTCGCCCGAGCGCTCGTCGCTCTCGGCAACGCGGTGACACCGGGTCGCGGATACCGCGACGGGCCCTTCGACTCAGAGGCCGAACTCCGCGAATACGTCGATCTGGCAACTGATTCCGATTTCATCGAAGACGACGAGCGCAAGATGATCCAGTCGGTCTTCGAACTCGACGAGACGGTCGCACGCGGGCTCATGGTGCCACGCACCGACATGATCACCGTCGACCGGCGCAAGACACTGCGCCAGGCCATGTCGCTACTGCGCCGCTCCGGTTTCTCCCGGATCCCGGTGACGGACGGCAGTCCTGACGACATACAAGGCGTCATCTACTTCAAAGACGTGGCGGCCCGCGTGATCGGCCACGAGGCGATGCTCGACCACCCGGTGGCCGAGGTGATGCGCGACGTGTGGTTCGTGCCCGACAGCAAACCGGCCGATGACCTGCTGCGCGAGATGCAGACCGCGCGCACCCACTTCGCGATCGTGATCGACGAGTACGGCGGCACCGCCGGCCTGGTGACCCTCGAGGACATCGTCGAGGAGGTCGTGGGTGAGATCGACGACGAATACGACCGTGTGACACCGGGTTTGGAAGATCTGCCCGATGGCACCACCCGGGTGCCGGCCCGCATGTCACCACGCGACCTGGCCGAACACTTCGACGTCACCATCGACGATGACGACGACGTCGAGACCGTCGGCGGTCTGCTGGCGAAGCTCGTCGGTCGGGTCCCGCTGCCAGGCGCGTCCGCGCAGGTGGCCGGCCTGCAGCTCACCGCCGAACGTATGGCGGGCCGCCGACATCAGCTCGCCACCCTCATCGTCGAGCCGGTCGACACCGAGGGCCGTGATGACCCCAATTCCGTCAGCCACGGCTCCGACGCGCGTCCCGAGGAGAGGGCGAGCGAGCGGGAGGCCCGCGGCATACGCGATGATGGCGCACGCGGGTCGGATGAGGAGAGAGTGTCGTGA
- a CDS encoding PhoH family protein has translation MTRDDQAHLPATTASADATESSPVSRSADIEAEHTIEIPPDVAMVTLLGPRDELLRTMERAFPRLRLHVRGNVFHLAGAPADMALVEELIDELLVIIDAGQPLNRDAVERSIGMLRGRTRERPADVLTMNIVSNRGRTIRPKTLGQKGYVDAIDANTIVFGIGPAGTGKTYLAMAKAVAALQAKQVNRIILTRPAVEAGERLGFLPGTLNDKIDPYLRPLYDALHDMVDQDSLSRLMASGTVEVAPLAYMRGRTLNDAFIILDEAQNTSAEQMKMFLTRLGFGSKMVVTGDVTQVDLPGGTQSGLRVVQDILGNVDDVHFSRLTADDVVRHRLVSAIVEAYEEFDAATTATSGHQRPARHGARRSSGGSATGTSSERGERS, from the coding sequence ATGACACGTGACGATCAGGCCCATCTGCCCGCAACGACCGCCAGCGCGGACGCCACCGAGTCGAGTCCGGTGAGCCGATCCGCCGACATCGAGGCGGAGCACACCATCGAAATTCCACCGGACGTCGCGATGGTCACCCTGCTCGGCCCGCGCGATGAGCTCTTGCGCACCATGGAGCGTGCCTTTCCCCGACTGCGACTGCACGTGCGCGGCAACGTCTTCCACCTGGCCGGTGCGCCCGCGGACATGGCGCTGGTCGAAGAACTCATCGACGAGCTCCTGGTCATCATCGACGCCGGTCAGCCGCTCAACCGCGACGCCGTCGAGCGGTCGATCGGCATGCTGCGCGGCCGCACGCGCGAGCGTCCTGCGGACGTGCTGACGATGAACATCGTGAGCAACCGCGGACGCACGATCCGTCCCAAGACGCTGGGCCAGAAAGGGTATGTCGACGCGATCGACGCCAACACCATCGTCTTCGGGATCGGCCCGGCCGGCACCGGCAAGACCTATCTGGCAATGGCCAAGGCGGTCGCGGCGCTGCAGGCCAAGCAGGTCAACCGGATCATCCTGACCCGTCCGGCGGTCGAGGCCGGCGAGCGGCTGGGGTTCCTGCCCGGCACACTCAACGACAAGATCGACCCTTACCTGCGCCCGCTCTACGACGCACTGCACGACATGGTCGACCAGGATTCGCTCTCCCGACTCATGGCCTCCGGCACCGTCGAGGTCGCTCCGCTGGCCTACATGCGCGGCCGCACGCTCAACGACGCGTTCATCATCCTCGACGAGGCGCAGAACACCTCCGCCGAACAGATGAAGATGTTCCTCACCCGGTTGGGCTTCGGGTCCAAGATGGTTGTCACCGGCGATGTCACCCAGGTCGACCTGCCGGGGGGCACCCAGTCAGGTCTGCGGGTGGTGCAGGACATCCTTGGCAACGTCGACGACGTGCACTTCTCCCGACTCACCGCCGACGACGTCGTGCGGCACCGGCTGGTCAGCGCGATCGTCGAGGCCTACGAGGAATTCGACGCCGCAACCACGGCCACCTCCGGTCATCAGCGGCCCGCGCGCCACGGCGCCCGTCGCAGCAGCGGTGGCAGCGCGACCGGCACGAGCAGCGAACGCGGTGAGCGCTCGTGA
- a CDS encoding 16S rRNA (uracil(1498)-N(3))-methyltransferase, with translation MTAPLFFVDDGALAVAEVHGELVLAGAEARHAVVVRRIGAGEVVHLADGSGRVAECRVVAAAADALTVTVLALHETDAPAVRFVLMQALAKGDRDDQAIEAATELGVDVVVPWQAERSIVQWRGERGAKAHRKWAALLRAAAKQSRRPTVPDLEDVVSSRMAVDRLAAATTALVLHEEATARLTDVDLPGEGEVMVVVGPEGGITPGEVAAFEAAGAIPVRLGPTVLRASSAGPAALAVLAARCRW, from the coding sequence GTGACCGCTCCGCTGTTCTTCGTCGACGACGGCGCGCTGGCCGTCGCCGAGGTGCACGGTGAACTCGTGCTCGCCGGGGCAGAGGCCCGGCACGCTGTTGTCGTGCGTCGCATCGGCGCCGGAGAAGTCGTGCACCTCGCCGATGGCAGCGGACGTGTCGCAGAGTGCCGTGTGGTCGCTGCGGCTGCCGACGCGCTCACCGTCACGGTGCTCGCACTGCACGAAACCGATGCGCCCGCAGTGCGATTCGTGTTGATGCAGGCGCTCGCCAAGGGTGACCGCGACGACCAGGCGATCGAGGCGGCGACCGAACTCGGCGTCGACGTGGTCGTTCCGTGGCAGGCCGAGCGCAGCATCGTGCAGTGGCGCGGCGAACGCGGGGCAAAGGCGCATCGCAAGTGGGCCGCGCTGTTGCGCGCCGCAGCCAAGCAGTCGAGGCGGCCGACGGTGCCCGATCTGGAAGATGTCGTCAGCTCTCGTATGGCGGTGGACCGGCTTGCTGCAGCGACGACAGCGCTGGTGCTGCACGAGGAGGCCACGGCGCGCCTCACCGACGTCGACCTTCCGGGTGAGGGCGAGGTCATGGTCGTCGTCGGTCCCGAGGGCGGCATCACGCCGGGAGAGGTGGCAGCGTTCGAGGCGGCCGGCGCCATACCGGTGCGCCTGGGGCCGACGGTGCTGCGCGCGTCGAGCGCAGGACCGGCTGCACTGGCTGTGCTTGCGGCCCGATGCCGTTGGTGA
- the ybeY gene encoding rRNA maturation RNase YbeY translates to MSIDLRNETDAVIDLEELHDCAAFVLDQMRVHPGADLFVGVIDEAAMETLHRQWMDLPGPTDVMSFPMDELRPGSADEEPAEGVLGDIVLCPTVAARQAADAGHTMDEELLLLTVHGILHLLGFDHAEPDERREMFELQRTLLLTFLAGLGRSGAAVRIKPPSGE, encoded by the coding sequence GTGAGCATCGATCTGCGCAACGAGACCGACGCGGTCATCGACCTCGAAGAGTTGCACGACTGCGCGGCCTTCGTGCTCGACCAGATGCGCGTTCACCCGGGCGCCGACCTGTTCGTCGGGGTGATCGACGAGGCTGCGATGGAGACACTGCACCGGCAGTGGATGGATCTGCCCGGGCCGACCGACGTCATGAGCTTCCCGATGGACGAGTTGCGCCCGGGCTCCGCCGACGAAGAACCCGCCGAAGGCGTGCTCGGTGACATCGTGCTGTGCCCGACGGTGGCGGCTCGCCAAGCCGCCGACGCCGGTCACACGATGGACGAAGAGCTCTTGCTGCTGACGGTGCACGGCATCCTGCACCTGCTCGGTTTCGACCACGCCGAGCCGGACGAGCGGCGCGAGATGTTCGAGTTGCAGCGCACCCTGCTGCTGACCTTCCTGGCCGGCCTTGGGCGCAGTGGTGCCGCGGTGCGGATCAAACCGCCGTCGGGGGAGTAA